From Glycine soja cultivar W05 chromosome 4, ASM419377v2, whole genome shotgun sequence, the proteins below share one genomic window:
- the LOC114410783 gene encoding uncharacterized protein LOC114410783: MFLQILAHNLKYRVVQFSCCRSMETISRQFKNVLRAIMKVSKEYLKFHDYNLEGSVEKKWRWFKNSIGALDGIHILVTVAAEDRPRYRNRKGDISTNILGVCGPDLRFIYVLPGWEGSAGDSRVLQDALHCQNCLHIPNGKYFLVDAGYTNGPGFTNNVGDEVTTIQETEEWTRFRDTLAMNMFATYQIRRNFD; the protein is encoded by the exons ATGTTTTTGCAAATCCTTGCTCACAACCTAAAGTATAGAGTTGTGCAATTTAGTTGTTGTAGATCCATGGAAACAATAAGTAGGCAATTTAAGAATGTCCTACGAGCTATAATGAAAGTAAGCAAAGAATATTTGAAGTTCCATGACTATAATCTAGAGGGCTCGgtggaaaaaaaatggagatgGTTTAAG aATTCAATTGGAGCACTTGATGGGATACATATTCTAGTAACAGTTGCTGCAGAAGATAGGCCTAGATATCGTAATAGAAAAGGTGATATCTCTACAAATATTTTAGGAGTTTGCGGTCCAGATTTAAGGTTTATATATGTGTTGCCTGGGTGGGAAGGGTCAGCAGGAGATTCTCGAGTATTGCAAGATGCTTTGCATTGTCAAAATTGTCTCCATATTCCAAATG GTAAATATTTTCTTGTGGATGCGGGGTATACAAATGGCCCTGGAT TCACAAATAATGTTGGAGATGAAGTCACAACTATCCAAGAAACTGAGGAATGGACAAGATTTCGTGATACTTTAGCAATGAATATGTTTGCCACCTATCAAATAAGAAGAAACTTTGATTAG